The nucleotide sequence CAGACATGGCCTTGAATAGATCAAAGCACCAATATTCATATAGCTTATGCAATATCTCAAATTTACAAGAGCAAGCATAAAgttggagggggagggggagggggaggttgTCAAAATGGTTCCACAGATAAAAGAATTACCGAAGTCTATGACAAAAAGCTATGCGGGGTATCTACCATTAAACAGTACGTACCCAGCTTCAAGAATGGCACAGTGCTAGACTTTCTGTTTTCTATAGACACGGCCTTGAATAGATCAAAGCATCTCAAATTTACAAGAGCAAGCACAAAGTGTTGGAGGGGGGAGGACGAGGTTGCCAAAATGGTTCCACAGACATAAGAATTACCAAAGCCTATGACAAAGCTACGCGGGGTATCTACCATTAAATAGATATGGAACTCAAATGGTGCAATTCAACTGTCAAGAAAAAGCATTGTATTTCACGATGTCATATACTATTCTTACCAATCAACCAAGGGGACAGTCTGAACAACAGAACTAGGTACCAGCTTCAAAAATCAACAGATCAATGACCTCGCCTTTTCTATGAATAGCGACACCTATTAAATCTAATCAAAATCAAAGCATGAGCATTAACCATTCAGTCAACCAAAATAGCACAATAAACACCAGTGATTTCATGGCAGAATATAATCTTTTTGAAATTATTGGCAGATTAGAATTTGGCAAGGTGCATGATCAAAATCAGGGGGGTTTAAAACGGTTCCACAGACAACAGAAGGAGTAAGTCTATGGCCACAAGCTTTATTCTATTCCGAATTCAGATCATCATTTCATCATACACAAGAAAtaaagaaaagtaaaacaagcgccTAGCAGGCGGGGTTCGATTTGTCCGTGCGCACACAGCACAGATCGAGGAACCCTTGGATCCGTTCGGATCAAGTAAGGATGCGCAAACCAGATCAGATTACGGAGGGCGCGGCGCCGGCGGACTCGGCCTCGAGGTACCGGCAGATACGCTCGACGACCTCCCTCCCCTTGGCGCTATTCTGCAGGAACCTCTCGGCGCACCGGGTCTCGACCTtctcggcgacggcggcgagggcCGCGAGCGGGCGGCACCGGATCGTGGTCTCCTGCCTGAACTGCGTCCAGTCGTCGGGCCGGTCCGGGTGTGGCCTGTAGGAGGCGCGCTCCTCGACCTCGATGAGGCCCCGGAGGCTGACGTTGCGCACGACGACGTCCATGGCTCGGCGCTGGGCGTCCACGAGCGAGGTCTCGACGCAGTGGCAGAGCGCGGCGCCGTTCGGGGACGCCGCGGCGGacgggaggaggcggcggaggatgAAAGGGAGCGGCGGGGACCGCACGGTGATGGAGCGCGCGGCGTGGAGGCGGCCCGTGTCGGAGTCGAGGCGGCGGTGGAGGGTGTGGACGTCGGCGACGTGGGAGAGCGCCGTGCGGGAGGCCGGGTCCGTGAACttgcgccacgccgccgccgtcacccGGTCCCACGGGTGCCTGTACACATGCTCCTGCGTGTACACCACCATGGCGATGGGCTTGGCCCTGTGGGGTCGGGAGGTTTTGGTTCGATTTGATTGACCTCTTCTTTCTTTCTTGCGGCGAGGGTTTGAGGTGGAAGAGGAGAAGAAGGTAGGAAAGGGGGAAGTGGAGGAGGAGAGGTGGTTTTTTGTAGGACCGAGGCCGAGCCGTGCGGCCGCCGCTGGATTGGGGAGGAAGGCAGCCCGAACCTGCCGGCGAGCGTGGAGCTTTTTGAGAAATAGAGACCATCACGGCAAGTGGGCTTCGGTGACAACGGCGCTTCGTCAGTTTATGATTAGGAACGCGACTCATCCGCTAAAATACCATCCCATGTTTTTAGGCTCTTTTTATTCCTCTTCTACCCCTGCCCCTTATATTTTCTTTCACTGGCCTCGTGCCTGGACGGAACGGAGGTAGTCGGAGAACGGATCGAGCGGGGCGCGGTGCTCCTGTCCCACTCCGATGCGAGCAGCCCCCACGGCGAGCGCCGCCCACGGCAAGCAGGCCCCCACGCCCCCCTGTGAGCTCCCCACGGTGCTGCCCCTCCCCGCGCTCCCTCTCCTGTTCTAGAccgtttttttttctctcatttTAAGGAGAGCTGTAGAATCTGTTCGGGTTCTAGACTGTTGTTGCTGCTTCTTCTGCAAGCGCTGATACCGTGACCTTCCCCGATAGACTGCAGATAGAGGGACCTCATTCGGTATGATTCCTCTTTATTTCAGTGTTTGTATTCCTCCTAACTGGGTTTGGAGAAGTTAATACAGTGATCCTCGTCCAATAGGTTTCTAACACTATAATTTTTTCCTAATTTCTCCAGGCTCCATGAGGAGTCTGACGTTAGTGTAGATGCAGCAGAAGAAATTAGGAGATGCTGGTAGCAATAATAAGCCTGTAGAACAGGAAGCAATGATGTCCTTGGCAGTTCATAGACTGTAGAATGTTATGGAGGTGTTGATTGGGACAGACTATAGATCGCTGATACAATTAATGAAGAGGGTGAGGGTGTGCTATATATAATTGATGAGGATCAGTTGTTCTGTCTTCTAGGTTTGAGAAACTGGTGATAATCAGTATGATAGGCCTAGTGAGGCTGAGGCTTAGGCTGCTGCTGAGAGGGACAACACAACTAAAAATAGAACTGCTGACATTGATATTGACACAACTAGTGTTGCAattcctgttgatgatcttgtaCCGGAAGGAAAGACTTTATGCTTATGATCCTAACAAGCCTTGTATGGATATTGGCACTGTGTATCCAAACATGAAGGAGTTTAGATGGGCTATGAAACAATTTGCAATAAATGAGGTGTTTAAATTTCACTTAGTCAAAACAGATAAGAAGAGGTACATTGTTGATTGCGCTGATGTTGATTGCCCATGGCATATTAATGGGTGAACACAACCTGATGGGATGACCGTTGTCGGTATTTTGAGTAAACactaacgagtaaatttgtattattacgcattgggcctggatggtgtgctaaacgacacaaggtttatattggttcgggcagaatatccGTACGTCCAGTTTgcggttgctgctcgtgttattagcactgaaaggttcgtagtaggaggTTACAAACGGGAGAGagagggaccataccctgtcagtactttcctgtaggcgtgtagggtatggtccttggtattacggttgacttgagtgttcGGCCTTATCTacgcgcgtagttatgaaggagcagcgcgtagacgttgggcgaggcggagtctgcccccggacgttgggcgaggcgaagcctgtcCCCgaacgtcaggcgaggcggagcctgtcctagacgtcgggcgaggcggagccaaccctcggacgtcggacgaggcggagtctaccctcagatgccgggcgaggcggagtctaccctcagatgtcgggcaagatggagccaacccccggacgtcgggcgagatggagtctgcCCTCGGTCGTtaggcaagaggtgtagtcgcatTCTTGTATGTtcagaagcatcaacgtttgatggttattagctcctcttttTGGGTACCCCAATATTCgatccccgatagtagcccctgatcccccgggtgattcgagtagaattgcCTGGGGGATTTTTGACTTACCagcaggtgcgcgcgagcgcacctggtgggtgtagcccccgagtctaTGGAGGAAtaggatactccttcggaggGTTTTCTGAAAGAGAGGATTTCAAGAACCCTGGCCCTCCATTATCGCCCACGGCGTGCCCTGAAGATGCAATTTCTTCTTCGCCGAGGTCAAACCCTCCGTGGGTATGGTCCTGAGATTTGGTGGTAATTTAGCCGGATATCTTAATTGGGATCCTCacatcccgttcatggggatccGTTCAGAGTCAGCCCGGCTGAGACTCGATCACGGACCGAGACTCTCATGAAGCTTgtgcgcctgagttttggccaATCGTGGGCCCATCCTTCTGTCGTAAGGGTGCCTTGGGACGACTGTCGAAGCGGTTGATGGGCTAGCCCTAAAACTCCTGGGCCCAACCGGGCTAGAGGAACGCTTTTTGACCTGTACCCTTTTGCCAGTAAGGAGTCCTGGTCTACCCTAGGGGGGCAAAACACCCGACACAGTTTTGGAGGGAAATGATAGGGATTAGGGGCCCATATCCCgtgtggtgatgtggtggtgaatcATGGTAGGCACGGAGATCCAGGCGAACGGTTGcctttctcgcatccgtcgcccctataaaaccaaagggttcacccctgGGGTTTCAcacattgcctccttgcctttgcatctacaacctccgccgccaatcgcctaagcctcctGCATCCGCATCTCAGCCGCCGTCAAGTTTGCATCCACCCACCCCAatcattcaatggagccatggtgcaaaTCCGATATCACCCttcagcgcctagagggccttgtTCATCGTGGCCTTCTTTGCGCGTGGACTaccaccgaggagtggcggctgcccggtgaTGAGGACACGCCATCGCCACCCAATGGGTATGTCGTATCCTTCGCTCACTTtcacgagcggggattcgccaccccCGCCCATAAGTTTCTTCGGGGCTTGCTGCATTACTACACGGTGGAGCTGCAACATCTTAATTCCAATGGAATCCAACACATTAtggcgttcgtcgccctgtgtgaggggtttctggggattagtccccactttgacctgtggtgGTACTTCTTTGCCGTCACCCTCCTGAAGAAGCgagagaagaagcaggagctaaACATGTCGATGGAATGAGCCAATATTCAACTACACAACAACTAGGTCAGCGAGTACCTGCCGATgcatctatcgacctccaacaaagggtggcattcgcattggttctacatcaagaatgACGCAGACGCCCCCTTGCCAGAGTTCACTAGGCACCTCATCAAAGAGGTCCTAGAATCATGGAGGAGGTGGGGAGTCCtgaagaaagacaagaagaagatctaggaccaTCTCGCCATCGTTcgaattctgaaggagaggggcatgaaggggtcggggatcatagGCGTCTATCATGCATGGAGGGTGATGCCACTGATGAGGCACGCGCTTCCCCTACACATGATGGCGCTTGGGCGTCACTCGATGGGACGTCGCTCACCGAGGGATCACTCTCCCCCTCTGAAGTGGTGCAGcgtatcaaggaggtgatggagcctccgCGGGATGATGCCGGCGCTATCCTTGACTTTGTATATCCAGTGCGGGGCATCCTCCAATGTGGCCAAAACCGGGATACATTGTTTTCAAAAGTTTTCCTTcctcgtgcctcctttttaattgaactcctgacctcgatgctgatattgagatagggggaccAGCCAAAGAAGCTCATTCTTATGGATCTTCTAGCTCCGCTGTCGAAGGATCCGACCATGATGGTGGCCAACCGCATCGCATCCGAGCTGTAGtggaaggcaaaggaggatgagaggaggaagaagcagcagaaactACGTGCGTGGGAGTGCGGGGAGGATAcactgatgatgaagaagaaaaggtagtTGTCGACATCGAGTGGGGTGACCTGGAGAGCGAGGATGCACTGACCGGTATCCCATCGTCCATGCATTGACCCTTCTTGTTTCATGCGGGGGAGTGAGTCCGTAAGGACGGTGGAGGCAGGCCGAACCATTGGCCCATCCTTAGAACAAGTAAGGATGGGTGGATCAGCCGCTGAGCCTGAGGTGTCAGCGGAGGGGAGCAGCCTCGCTGCTTTTCCTCAAGAGTCAGTGGGGGCGGGCAGATCTGCCGTCGCTCCTGAGGTGCTAGCGAGGGTGGGTGGATCTGCCACCACGCTCGAGGTGCCGAGGGAGGGGGATGGCTCCGCGCCTCCATGCCCCCGAGCACAAGGGAGGTGAGCCCCTcagcctaggagcagggggcaggctccaAACAGCCCCATCTCAAGGTGGTGGAGCAAGGACctgggggttcgtcccccaaacatATCCTGCGCCCAACGGTGTCGATGTAAGTTATTGACTtctctattttctctattttcagcGTGACTCACACCTTCTATTTTCTTGTAGCGTTCTAAGACGAGGCCACTCTTTGGTGCCGGTGCCCAAGAAGAGTGTTGCCATCTAGGCGAGACGTCAGTCGTCGCTCTTACTTTGGGCAGGAGCGAAGCCGACGTCACAGCCTCATCAGCCGGTCAGGCACCGCCTgtggtggtgcccgtgccctcgATGGGACAAACGATCACTGGGGCTAAGGGAACCTCCTCAGAGGTCACTGAGCAAACAACGACGAAAGCAATTCCGCTGTCGACGTTAGAGCGGACGGAGCTGTCGCTCGCACTCGTGGCGCCGACCACTGTGGGTGTGACACCACCGGTCAAGGCCCCTCCAACATAGATAGAGGTGGCAGCGACTACGACGAGCCAGGGCTTAGGTGGACACAGCCATGGTGGTGCCCGAGGAAGCAGCGAGATCAGTGCCACCGGCAGCCTAGATGATGGCGCCCAACACGGGCTAGACAAAGGGAGACATGGCCGAAGGGTCCTTGGGTgttgtggcggtggtggaggggaccAGCGGGGG is from Miscanthus floridulus cultivar M001 chromosome 7, ASM1932011v1, whole genome shotgun sequence and encodes:
- the LOC136467623 gene encoding uncharacterized protein yields the protein MVVYTQEHVYRHPWDRVTAAAWRKFTDPASRTALSHVADVHTLHRRLDSDTGRLHAARSITVRSPPLPFILRRLLPSAAASPNGAALCHCVETSLVDAQRRAMDVVVRNVSLRGLIEVEERASYRPHPDRPDDWTQFRQETTIRCRPLAALAAVAEKVETRCAERFLQNSAKGREVVERICRYLEAESAGAAPSVI